CCCAGCTTGTCGATCTCGTCCAGCAGGAACAGCGGGTTGGACGTCTTGGCCTTCTTCATCCCCTGGATGATCTTGCCGGGCATGGAGCCGATATAAGTGCGGCGATGGCCACGGATCTCGGCCTCGTCGCGCATGCCACCAAGCGACATGCGGACATACTGCCGCCCCGTCGCCTTGGCGATGGACTTGGCCAGCGAGGTCTTGCCAACACCCGGCGGCCCTACAAGGCACAGGATCGGGCCCTTGAGCTTCTGCGCGCGACTCTGCACGGCCAGATACTCGATGATGCGTTCCTTGACCTTCTCCAGACCGTAATGGTCGGTATCAAGCACCTTCTGGGCTTCGGACAGGTCATGGCGGACCTTGGAGCGCTTTTTCCACGGGATTCCCAGAATCCAGTCGAGATAGTTGCGCACCACTGTCGATTCGGCGGACATCGGGCTCATGGTCCGCAGCTTTTTCAGCTCGGCCACCGCTTTCTCACGCGCTTCCTTGCTCAGCTTGGTCCGGGCAATCTTTTCCTCAAGTTCGGCGGTCTCGTCCTTGCCGTCCTCGCCTTCGCCCAGTTCCTTCTGGATCGCCTTGAGCTGCTCGTTCAGATAGTACTCGCGCTGCGTCTTTTCCATCTGCCGCTTCACGCGGTTGCGGATGCGCTTTTCCACCTGAAGTACGCCGATCTCGGCTTCCATATGCGCGAAAACCCGCTCCAGACGCGCATTCACGTCCTGGATTTCAAGGATTTCCTGCTTTTCGGGAATCTTCAGGTTCAGGTGGCTGGCAATGGTGTCCGCAAGCTTGGACAGGTCATCAATCTGGTTGAGCGAGACCAGCACCTCTGGCGCGATCTTCTTGTTCAGCTTGATGTACTGCTCGAACTGGCCGATCAGCGTGCGGCCGATGGCCTCGGCTTCCTTGCCATCGGTTTCCTGCTCCGGCACGTCCTCAATCTCGGCCTCGAAATGGCCATCGACTTCATGCAGGGCGGTGATGTGGGCACGACGGCCGCCTTCGACCAGCACCTTCACCGTGCCATCGGGCAGCTTGAGCAACTGCAGGATCGTGGATACCGTGCCGTAGCGGTAGATGTCCTCGGGCGCGGGATCATCCTGCGCCGCGTTCTTCTGCGCCACCAGCAGGATCTGCTTGTCGCTGCGCGTCACCGCTTCCAGCGCGCGGACGGATTTCTCACGCCCCACGAACAGCGGCACGATCATGTGCGGGAAGACGACAATATCGCGCAGCGGCAGCACGGCGATGGTGTCGTGGCCGCCTTCGGCTTCCTGCGGATCACGCGTGGCCACGATGGGGGTGGCGGCCGTCTTGTTATCCATGGTTTCCGTCCCTTCCGGCACGGGGTTCAGTCTGTCCGTTTTTGACATATTGTTTTTGACCTCCTGATGGACGATCCCGGACGGGCACCCAGCATCTGGCCTGCCCATCCGTTGCGCCGCATGTGCGACAACTTCACTTCATGTTGTCACGACGCCCCACCATCACAAGTCCGGCGGTGACAATTCGATGCGAATCCGGTGCCTGCGCTCAGGCAGACTGTTCGGCCGGCTCGTTCTTGCCGTACACATAGACAGGCTGGGCCTTGCCCTCGGC
This portion of the Komagataeibacter sp. FNDCF1 genome encodes:
- the lon gene encoding endopeptidase La, which codes for MSKTDRLNPVPEGTETMDNKTAATPIVATRDPQEAEGGHDTIAVLPLRDIVVFPHMIVPLFVGREKSVRALEAVTRSDKQILLVAQKNAAQDDPAPEDIYRYGTVSTILQLLKLPDGTVKVLVEGGRRAHITALHEVDGHFEAEIEDVPEQETDGKEAEAIGRTLIGQFEQYIKLNKKIAPEVLVSLNQIDDLSKLADTIASHLNLKIPEKQEILEIQDVNARLERVFAHMEAEIGVLQVEKRIRNRVKRQMEKTQREYYLNEQLKAIQKELGEGEDGKDETAELEEKIARTKLSKEAREKAVAELKKLRTMSPMSAESTVVRNYLDWILGIPWKKRSKVRHDLSEAQKVLDTDHYGLEKVKERIIEYLAVQSRAQKLKGPILCLVGPPGVGKTSLAKSIAKATGRQYVRMSLGGMRDEAEIRGHRRTYIGSMPGKIIQGMKKAKTSNPLFLLDEIDKLGADWRGDPSSALLEVLDPEQNSTFGDHYLEVDYDLSDVMFITTANSLNMPQPLLDRMEIIRLSGYTEDEKVEIAKRHLLTKQTEANNLKPGEWSVSDDALRELIRSYTREAGVRNLEREIATLARKAVTEIVTGKAKTVAITAENLEKYAGVKRFRHGETESEDMIGVVTGLAWTEVGGEILTIESVMVPGKGNIKLTGKLGDVMKESVAAALSYVRSRAVTFGISPDLFEKRDLHVHVPEGATPKDGPSAGIAMATSIVSVMTGIPVRRDVGMTGEITLRGRVLPIGGLKEKLLAAHRAGLTTIFIPKDNEKDLVDIPDVVKSALTILPVAHVDEVIGQALVHKPEPIEWTEPVTPPATEGKATPALTH